The Micromonospora sp. NBC_00421 DNA window GGGCGTACGGGCCATGGTCAACCGGATCGGGCTGGTGAAACTCCCGCCGGGGCAGCACGAGCAGGAGTTGAAGCGGGACATCGAGATGGTGCGCCGCAACTTCGGCGGGCTGCGCCAGGTGACAGTGGTCAATCCCAAGGGCGGGGCCGGCAAGACCGTGGCCATCCTGCTGCTCGCGATGACCTTCGGGCAGAAGCGCGGTGGCTACGTGCTGGCCTGGGACAACAACGAGACCCAGGGCACCCTGGGCATGCGGGCGCAGCAGGACTTCCACTCCCGTACGGTCCGGGACATGCTGCGTGACCTCGGGCAGTTCCAGGGGCCGCACGGCCGGATCGGGGACCTGTCGCAGTACGTCCGCTCGCAGGGCGAGGGGATGTTCGACGTGCTCGCCTCGGACGAGTCGGCCACCGGCGGCGAGATGCTGACGGCGGCGGCGTTCGCCGAGATCCGCGAGGTGGTGAGCCGGTTCTACAAGCTGATCTTCGTGGACACCGGGAACAACGTCCGGGCGCAGAACTGGCAGGCCGCGATGGACGCCACCGACCAGTTGGTGGTCACCATGTCGGCCCGTAACGACTCGGCCGAGACGGCCGCCCGGATGCTCGACCACCTGGAGCAGAGCGGTCGGCACCGGCTCGTCCGGCAGGCGGTGACTGTGGTGTCGATGCCGCCGTCCCGCAAGGAGATCGACCTGCCGGCCATCCAGGAACACTTCGCCGCCCGGACGAGGGCGGTGCTGCTCGCGCCGTACGAGCGGCTGATCGACACCGGCGAGCCGATCCGTTACGGCGGGCTCTCCTCGGCCACCCGGGACGCCTGGCTGAAGATCGCCGCGGCGGTGGCCGAGGGGCTCTGAGCGGCCCGGTCAGCAGCACGACGACAGGAACCGGCGTCACCGGCCCGCCCCGGACGACTTCGGGGCGGGCCGGTGACGACCGGCAGGTCAGGCGCTGGCGAGAGCGTCTCCGGCCGCCGGGTCGCAGTCGCGGAGGAACTGGGCGCACCGGGCGGCCTCGTCCGCCTCGCCGATCTCACCGGCGGCCCGGGACAGCACGTACAGGCAGCGGAGGAAGCCCTCGTTCGGGGTGTGCGACCACGGGACCGGGCCGTGCCCCTTCCAGCCGCTGCGCCGCAGCTGGTCCAGGCCACGGTGGTAGCCGGTGCGGGCGTACGCGTACGCGGCGATCACCTGGCCGCTGTCCAGGGCTCGGGTGGCCAGCGCCGCCCAGGCCGCGCTGTGGGTGGGAAAGCGGGCCGCGACCTCGGCGTACGCCTCGTCGGTGCCCTTGTCCGCGGCGGCGGCCAGAGCGGCGTCCGCCTCTTCGTGGACGGGCAGGAGGGTGGCCGGAGGCTCAGGCAACAGGTTCTGCATCGCCCCATTCAACCCGCTTCGCCCTGCGCCGCGCGAGGGGGTCGGGTGCATACGGTGGCTGAACGGTGGAGGTCTACGTCACGCCCGGGACCCTGTCGGGTGAACCCTCGGCCCCACCGGGTGAACCCTCGGCCGACCGTACCGGCCCTGCGGCCCATGCCGCCCGAAGATGTTTTCCACTACAACTATTGGTCCGGAGCCTCCCCAGGAACCGGTTACGCAGGAGCCCGGTGACCTCGGTCGCCGGGCTCCTGTCGTCGGTGCCCCGGCCGCCGCGCGGCGGTGGCGGGGTGGGGGCAGGATGACGGGGTGCCGACCCCACCTCCCGCGGACGTCATCGCGCCGCACGACACCAGTCATGACGAGATCGAGACCCGGGCCGAGTTCGACAGGCACCTGGTCGCCGGCAGCCTCGCCGGGTTGACCGTGCAGGGGCTCCGCCTCGACCTCGATCCGGTCCCCGACCTGACCGCCACCGAGGTGGCGGGCACCCTCTTCGTGGGTTGCCGGTTCGCCGGCCGGGAGGTCGGGGCCGACCTGGTCCGGCGCGGGGCGAACGTCGTGCCGCCCTTCTCCGGCCTGCCGTACCCGACCCAGCCGGCCCACCTCTACACCCCGGCCGACCTGGCCGAGGGGTTCGCCGACGCCGGCTTCGCCGGGATGTACGACACCCGGGTCTACCAGCACTTCCGCGCCCACGGCGGGGCCCTGCCCGACGTGAAGGAGGCGCTCGGCCAGCGGCTGCACGACCACGGGGTGGACAACGCCCTGGCCGACGCGACCCGGACCTGGCTGTCCACCCACGGGCCGCAGTCGGTGGTGGGGGTGATGGGCGGGCACGCGGTGCCGCGCGGCAGCGTGCCGTACCGGATGGCGGCGGTGCTGGGCTGGGAGCTGGCACGGGCCGACCGACTGGTGGTGACAGGTGGCGGCCCCGGGGTGATGGAGGCGGCCAACCTGGGGGCGTTCCTGGCGGCCTGGCCGGCGCGGGAGCTGGACACCGCGATCGACCTGCTGGCGGCGGCCCCCGACTTCACCGACCACGACCGGTACACGGCCACCGCGCTGGCGGTCCGCGAGCGCTACGCCGCCGCCGTGCCGCAGCAGCGCGGCCCCGGCCTGGACTGGGCCCGCTCCGGCGGGCTGGCCATCCCCACCTGGCTGTACGGCCACGAGCCGGCGAACCTGTTCGCCGGTCGGATCGCCAAGTACTTCTCGAACGCCATCCGGGAGGACACCATCCTGCGGCTGGCCCGGGGCGGGATCGTCTTCGCCCCCGGCCGGGCCGGCACCGTGCAGGAGGTGTTCCAGGCGGCGACGAAGACGTACTACGGCACGGACGGGGCGAGCGGGGCGTACGTCTTCCTGGACCGGGCGTACTGGACCCGGGAGCTGCCGATCGAGTCGTTGCTGCGGCCGCTGTTCGCCGGGTCGCCGGCCGGTGACCTGTCCGCCAGCATCCACCTCACCGACGACGTCCACGAGGCCGTCCGGGTGCTCACCGCGACCGCCTGACGCCCGTCCCGGCCACCGCCGTGACGCCGACGGCCGGCCCCCGTGCGGGGGCCGGCCGTCGGCGGGCTACGAAAGGTCACTTCATCCGGGTGCCGGTGGAGCGCAGGTGCTCGCACGCCTCGGCGACCCGGGCGGCCAGACCGGCCTCGGCCAGCTTGCCCCAGGTACGCGGGTCGTACTGCTTCTTGTTGCCGACCTCGCCGTCGATCTTGAGTACGCCGTCGTAGTTGCGGAGCATGTGGTCCGCGACCGGCCGGGTGAAGGCGTACTGGGTGTCGGTGTCGATGTTCATCTTCACCACGCCGTAGTCGAGCGCCTCCCGGATCTCCTCCAGCAGCGAGCCGGAGCCGCCGTGGAAGACCAGGCTGAGCGGCTTGTCCTTGCCGTACTTGGCGCCGACCGCCTCCTGGATCTGGTTGAGGATCTCCGGGCGGAGCTTGACGTTGCCCGGCTTGTAGACGCCGTGCACGTTGCCGAAGGTCAGCGCCGCCATGTAGCGGCCCTTCTCGCCCAGGCCCAGCGCCTCGACCATGGCCAGGCCGTCCTCGACGGTGGTGTAGAGCTTGTCGTTGATGGCGTTCTCGACGCCGTCCTCCTCGCCACCGACGACGCCGACCTCGATCTCCAGGACGATCTTGCCCTTGGCGGCCTCGTCGAGGAGCTGGGCGGCGATCTCCAGGTTCTCCGCCACCGGCACGGCCGAGCCGTCCCACATGTGCGACTGGAACAGCGGCTC harbors:
- the fbaA gene encoding class II fructose-bisphosphate aldolase, translating into MPIASPEAYAEMLDRAKAGRYAYPAINVTSSQTLNAALKGFADAESDGIIQVSTGGAEYLSGPSVKDMVTGAVAFAAYAHEVAKKYPVNVALHTDHCPKDKLDGFVRPLMAISQERVRNGQEPLFQSHMWDGSAVPVAENLEIAAQLLDEAAKGKIVLEIEVGVVGGEEDGVENAINDKLYTTVEDGLAMVEALGLGEKGRYMAALTFGNVHGVYKPGNVKLRPEILNQIQEAVGAKYGKDKPLSLVFHGGSGSLLEEIREALDYGVVKMNIDTDTQYAFTRPVADHMLRNYDGVLKIDGEVGNKKQYDPRTWGKLAEAGLAARVAEACEHLRSTGTRMK
- a CDS encoding DUF3151 domain-containing protein: MQNLLPEPPATLLPVHEEADAALAAAADKGTDEAYAEVAARFPTHSAAWAALATRALDSGQVIAAYAYARTGYHRGLDQLRRSGWKGHGPVPWSHTPNEGFLRCLYVLSRAAGEIGEADEAARCAQFLRDCDPAAGDALASA
- a CDS encoding LOG family protein, with the translated sequence MPTPPPADVIAPHDTSHDEIETRAEFDRHLVAGSLAGLTVQGLRLDLDPVPDLTATEVAGTLFVGCRFAGREVGADLVRRGANVVPPFSGLPYPTQPAHLYTPADLAEGFADAGFAGMYDTRVYQHFRAHGGALPDVKEALGQRLHDHGVDNALADATRTWLSTHGPQSVVGVMGGHAVPRGSVPYRMAAVLGWELARADRLVVTGGGPGVMEAANLGAFLAAWPARELDTAIDLLAAAPDFTDHDRYTATALAVRERYAAAVPQQRGPGLDWARSGGLAIPTWLYGHEPANLFAGRIAKYFSNAIREDTILRLARGGIVFAPGRAGTVQEVFQAATKTYYGTDGASGAYVFLDRAYWTRELPIESLLRPLFAGSPAGDLSASIHLTDDVHEAVRVLTATA